The Thermoleophilum album genome contains a region encoding:
- the mptA gene encoding GTP cyclohydrolase MptA — MGELRAIEVPDVQARRPLSTVSLTRVGVTGVEKVLRVRSDGDEQLYYAQLECFVDLPPDQKGAHMSRFEEVVNEAIDEVVLGEAFKAETLAAHIAERVRERQRGLRAEARIAARYPISRPAPASGVPTQEIYTMFGVAVASERGTRRIVGVQAQGMTACPCAQELVLDRALRRLEQAGIAAHEAAAVLREVPVATHNQRGIGTLHIGATESCAEGVEATDLLAIVESSMSSEIYELMKRPDEALVVERAHRTPRFVEDCVREMVRQAVERYGHLGDDCFIHARQENLETIHRHNVVAERSGLVGELRRELAGGGHVLHHVTMREWLEARETLPQ; from the coding sequence ATGGGCGAGCTGCGCGCCATCGAGGTACCGGACGTGCAGGCGCGGCGTCCGCTTTCCACCGTCAGCCTGACGCGTGTCGGCGTGACCGGCGTGGAGAAGGTTTTGCGCGTAAGAAGCGATGGCGACGAGCAGCTCTACTACGCCCAGCTGGAGTGCTTCGTCGACCTGCCGCCCGACCAAAAAGGCGCGCACATGTCGCGGTTCGAGGAGGTCGTCAACGAGGCGATCGACGAGGTCGTGCTGGGCGAAGCGTTCAAGGCCGAGACGCTCGCCGCGCACATTGCCGAGCGCGTGCGGGAGCGGCAACGCGGCCTGCGAGCGGAAGCACGAATCGCCGCCCGCTATCCGATCTCGCGGCCTGCGCCCGCTTCCGGCGTACCCACGCAGGAGATCTACACGATGTTCGGCGTCGCCGTGGCGTCCGAGCGCGGCACCCGGCGGATAGTCGGTGTGCAGGCGCAGGGCATGACTGCCTGTCCCTGCGCTCAGGAGCTTGTGCTGGACCGCGCCCTACGGCGCCTCGAGCAAGCGGGGATCGCAGCGCACGAGGCGGCAGCGGTTTTGCGCGAAGTGCCCGTCGCGACGCACAACCAGCGGGGGATCGGCACCCTCCACATCGGCGCCACCGAGAGCTGTGCAGAGGGTGTGGAGGCGACCGACCTGCTGGCGATCGTCGAGAGCTCGATGAGCTCGGAGATCTACGAGCTGATGAAACGCCCGGATGAAGCGTTGGTGGTCGAACGCGCCCACCGTACGCCGCGCTTCGTCGAGGACTGCGTGCGCGAGATGGTGCGGCAGGCGGTGGAGCGCTACGGCCATCTCGGGGACGACTGTTTCATCCATGCCCGCCAAGAGAACCTCGAAACGATCCACCGCCACAACGTCGTCGCCGAGCGTTCGGGGCTGGTCGGCGAACTGCGACGGGAGCTCGCGGGTGGCGGTCACGTGCTGCACCACGTGACGATGCGGGAGTGGCTGGAGGCGCGCGAGACCCTGCCGCAGTGA
- a CDS encoding vitamin B12-dependent ribonucleotide reductase — protein sequence MSRSSSSATRLSVRSTGRGLAIERRFTQPGIHPFDCVEWELRDAVIGDPKNPAFRQEGVEFPKFWSQNATNIVAQKYFRGRLDSPERERSVKQMIGRVAGTIARWGRELGYFASEEDAEAFEAELTHILLHQMAAFNSPVWFNVGFEEHPQCSACFILSVEDTMESILEWNTKEGLIFRGGSGSGINLSRIRSSKEQLSKGGYASGPVSFMRGADAWAGTIKSGGKTRRAAKMVVLDVDHPDIREFIWCKAREEEKARVLRDAGFDMSIDGEDFASIQYQNANNSVRVSDEFMRRVERGELWELTARTTGEVIERVDARQLLREMAEAAWRCADPGIQYDTTINDWHTCPNSGRINASNPCSEYMHVDDSACNLASINLLKFRREDGSFDVEAFEHVVDVMILAQEIIVTPSSYPTEEIARNARAFRQLGLGYANLGALLMANALPYDSDEGRALCAAITALMTGRAYRTSAEVAAALGPYERFAENREPHLRVMRKHLAAAYAIPDRHCPDRELLEAARATWEDAVEAGERHGYRNAQATVLAPTGTISFLMDCDTTGIEPDFSLVKVKELVGGGRMTIVNRTVPLALRTLGYSDHQIEQIEAYLHEHGTIVGAPGLREEHLPVFDVAVGERAISPEGHLKMMAAAQPFLSGAISKTVNLPEQTTVEEIERLYIEGWKLGLKALAIYRDGSKTAQALRTNKSSREDAANKSAGGAAEQQEWRPVRRRMPRERQSITHKFSIAGHEGYITAGMYEDGTVGEIFLTDIGKEGSTLRGMMNAFATAISIALQYGVPLETLVRKFSYMRFDPEGITTNPEIPFAKSLPDYIMRWLASRFLDADIQEELGILTPEVRARKARQEALLRGDTAGPALEATGDGSGNGANGANGGADRRDGAATTGTRGREGAGAVPAATALTDEPPTVPARLQGLDLGPACRECGGIMQRTGACYTCSSCGNNTGCG from the coding sequence ATGTCCCGCAGCAGCAGCAGCGCCACACGTCTATCGGTCCGCAGCACCGGTCGGGGGCTTGCGATCGAGCGGCGCTTCACGCAGCCGGGCATCCACCCCTTCGACTGCGTCGAGTGGGAGCTGCGGGACGCGGTGATCGGCGATCCCAAGAACCCGGCGTTCCGTCAAGAAGGAGTTGAGTTCCCGAAGTTCTGGTCGCAGAACGCGACGAATATCGTCGCCCAGAAGTACTTCCGCGGGCGCCTCGACTCGCCCGAACGCGAGCGCTCGGTCAAGCAGATGATCGGCCGCGTGGCCGGAACGATCGCGCGCTGGGGGCGGGAGCTCGGATACTTCGCGAGCGAGGAGGACGCCGAGGCCTTTGAGGCTGAGCTCACGCACATCCTCCTGCACCAGATGGCGGCGTTCAACTCGCCGGTCTGGTTCAACGTCGGCTTCGAGGAACACCCGCAGTGCTCGGCCTGCTTCATCCTCTCGGTCGAGGACACGATGGAGTCGATCCTCGAGTGGAACACCAAGGAAGGCTTGATCTTCCGCGGTGGATCCGGTTCGGGGATCAACCTCTCGCGCATCCGCAGCTCCAAGGAGCAGCTCTCGAAGGGCGGCTACGCGAGCGGGCCGGTGTCGTTCATGCGCGGTGCCGACGCTTGGGCGGGGACGATCAAGTCGGGAGGCAAGACGCGCCGGGCCGCCAAGATGGTGGTGCTCGACGTCGACCATCCCGACATTCGCGAGTTCATTTGGTGCAAGGCGCGCGAGGAAGAGAAGGCGCGCGTGCTTCGCGATGCCGGTTTCGACATGTCGATCGACGGCGAGGACTTCGCGTCGATCCAGTACCAGAACGCCAACAACTCGGTGCGTGTCAGCGACGAGTTCATGCGTCGCGTCGAGCGCGGCGAGCTGTGGGAGCTGACGGCGCGCACCACCGGTGAGGTGATCGAGCGCGTCGACGCGCGCCAGCTGCTGCGCGAGATGGCGGAGGCCGCTTGGCGCTGCGCTGACCCTGGCATCCAGTACGACACCACGATCAACGACTGGCACACCTGCCCAAACTCGGGGCGCATCAACGCCTCCAACCCGTGCTCCGAGTACATGCACGTCGACGACTCGGCGTGCAACCTCGCGTCGATCAACCTTCTGAAGTTCCGCCGCGAGGACGGCTCGTTCGACGTCGAGGCCTTCGAGCACGTCGTCGACGTGATGATCCTCGCGCAGGAGATCATCGTCACGCCGTCGAGCTACCCGACCGAGGAGATCGCACGCAACGCCCGCGCCTTCCGCCAGCTCGGGCTCGGCTACGCCAACCTCGGCGCGCTTTTGATGGCCAACGCGCTGCCCTACGACTCCGACGAGGGTCGAGCGTTGTGCGCGGCGATCACGGCGCTGATGACTGGGCGTGCCTACCGCACCTCGGCCGAGGTGGCAGCGGCGCTCGGGCCGTACGAGCGTTTCGCGGAAAACCGCGAGCCGCACCTGCGGGTGATGCGCAAGCACCTGGCGGCCGCGTACGCGATCCCTGATCGCCACTGCCCGGACCGCGAGCTCCTCGAGGCGGCGCGTGCAACCTGGGAGGACGCGGTCGAGGCCGGCGAGCGGCACGGCTACCGCAACGCCCAAGCGACGGTGCTGGCGCCGACCGGAACGATCTCCTTCCTGATGGATTGCGACACGACCGGGATCGAGCCGGACTTCTCGCTCGTGAAGGTGAAGGAGCTGGTCGGTGGCGGGCGGATGACGATCGTCAACCGCACGGTGCCGCTGGCGCTCCGTACGCTCGGCTACTCGGACCACCAGATCGAGCAGATCGAGGCTTACCTGCACGAGCACGGCACGATCGTCGGGGCGCCAGGCCTGCGCGAGGAGCACCTGCCGGTGTTCGACGTGGCGGTCGGCGAGCGCGCGATCTCGCCGGAGGGTCACTTGAAGATGATGGCGGCGGCCCAGCCATTCCTTTCCGGCGCCATCTCGAAGACCGTGAACCTGCCCGAGCAGACGACGGTCGAGGAGATCGAACGCCTCTACATCGAGGGCTGGAAACTTGGCCTGAAGGCACTGGCGATCTACCGCGACGGCTCGAAGACGGCACAGGCTCTGCGCACCAACAAGAGCTCACGGGAGGATGCCGCCAACAAGTCGGCGGGCGGTGCCGCTGAGCAGCAGGAGTGGCGCCCGGTGCGGCGGCGGATGCCGCGCGAGCGGCAGTCGATCACGCACAAGTTCTCGATCGCCGGCCACGAGGGCTACATCACCGCCGGCATGTACGAGGACGGCACGGTCGGCGAGATCTTCCTGACCGATATCGGTAAGGAAGGCTCGACGCTGCGCGGCATGATGAACGCGTTCGCGACGGCGATCTCGATCGCGCTCCAATACGGCGTGCCGCTCGAGACGCTGGTGCGCAAGTTCAGCTACATGCGCTTCGATCCCGAGGGGATCACCACGAACCCCGAGATCCCCTTCGCGAAGTCGCTGCCCGACTACATCATGCGCTGGCTCGCCTCGCGCTTCCTCGATGCGGATATCCAAGAGGAGCTCGGCATCTTGACGCCCGAGGTGCGGGCGCGCAAGGCACGCCAGGAAGCGCTTTTGCGCGGCGACACGGCGGGGCCGGCACTGGAGGCGACGGGTGACGGTTCCGGCAACGGCGCGAACGGCGCCAACGGCGGGGCGGATCGGCGCGACGGTGCGGCGACCACCGGTACCCGCGGGCGCGAGGGCGCCGGTGCGGTACCGGCGGCGACAGCGCTCACCGACGAGCCCCCGACGGTACCGGCGAGGCTGCAAGGACTGGATCTCGGGCCGGCGTGCCGCGAGTGCGGCGGGATCATGCAGCGCACCGGCGCCTGCTACACCTGCTCGAGCTGCGGCAACAACACGGGCTGCGGCTAG
- the pgsA gene encoding CDP-diacylglycerol--glycerol-3-phosphate 3-phosphatidyltransferase encodes MPLNLPNTLTIIRILLVPVLVVVLALEAHGGSLIAAAVFALAALTDGLDGWIARSRHAVTTFGKVMDPVADKLLVAAALLALVGLGRLEAWVAMVVIAREFAVSALRVAAGQQGIVIPASLLGKLKTIVQVAAVTALIAAPDPQAVIVRVLVWAMVAVTVLSGVDYFVNFRRRLELGVGDRRRPG; translated from the coding sequence GTGCCGCTCAATCTCCCCAACACGCTGACGATCATCCGCATCCTGTTGGTGCCGGTGTTGGTCGTGGTGTTGGCGCTTGAGGCGCACGGTGGCTCACTGATCGCAGCCGCCGTATTCGCCCTTGCCGCTCTGACCGACGGTCTCGACGGGTGGATCGCGCGGTCGCGCCATGCCGTCACGACCTTCGGCAAGGTGATGGACCCGGTGGCCGACAAGCTGCTCGTCGCCGCCGCGCTGCTGGCCCTAGTGGGGCTCGGTCGGCTGGAGGCATGGGTCGCGATGGTCGTGATCGCACGCGAGTTCGCGGTCTCGGCGCTACGCGTCGCAGCAGGCCAGCAGGGGATCGTGATCCCCGCGAGCCTTCTGGGCAAGCTCAAGACGATTGTGCAGGTCGCCGCGGTGACTGCGCTGATCGCGGCCCCCGATCCGCAGGCAGTGATCGTCCGGGTGCTGGTCTGGGCGATGGTTGCGGTTACCGTCCTCTCCGGCGTCGACTACTTCGTCAACTTCCGTCGCCGCCTAGAACTCGGCGTCGGTGACCGGCGAAGACCGGGGTAA
- the rpoD gene encoding RNA polymerase sigma factor RpoD gives MGVSKERGLEDTNVAVALLDEHDQLAAPGEALARLTAEARERGYVTAEEVAACVEELDLDSDSLRELLGQLQEAGVEVVATDDRLDEQGALGGAADSLSEETAQRLGLPAPEAEETSLDSLRLYLRSIGRVDLLTAEQEVELAKRIERGDMAAKQHMIEANLRLVVSIAKGYLGRGLSFLDLIQEGSLGLIRAVEKFDWRRGYKFSTYATWWIRQAVTRAIADKARTIRIPVHMVEKMNKVSQVERQLVQEHGREPTPEEIAAELGWEVADVREILRVAQAPVSLDKPVGEEEDSQLGDFVEDEDAESPFEEVSQAIRRESVWRALAALPPREREVLELRYGLRGNRSLTLEEVGRAFGVTRERIRQIENNTLRKLQQLPEAQALRDAV, from the coding sequence ATGGGCGTCTCGAAGGAGCGAGGGTTGGAGGACACGAACGTCGCAGTCGCGTTGCTCGACGAGCACGACCAGCTGGCGGCACCGGGCGAAGCGCTCGCTCGGCTCACAGCTGAAGCACGGGAGCGCGGGTACGTAACGGCCGAGGAAGTCGCGGCCTGCGTGGAGGAGCTCGACCTCGACAGCGACTCTCTACGCGAGCTGCTGGGGCAGCTGCAGGAGGCCGGTGTCGAGGTCGTCGCTACTGACGATCGGCTCGACGAACAGGGAGCCTTAGGCGGGGCCGCCGACTCGCTCTCCGAGGAAACCGCACAGCGCCTCGGTTTGCCCGCTCCGGAAGCCGAAGAGACAAGCCTCGACTCGCTGCGGCTCTACCTGCGTTCGATCGGTCGCGTCGACCTGCTCACGGCCGAGCAAGAGGTCGAGCTCGCCAAGCGCATCGAGCGGGGCGACATGGCCGCCAAGCAGCACATGATCGAGGCCAACCTGCGCCTCGTCGTGTCGATCGCGAAGGGCTATCTCGGCCGGGGCTTGTCGTTCCTCGACCTCATCCAGGAGGGCTCGCTGGGGCTGATTCGGGCGGTAGAAAAGTTCGACTGGCGGCGCGGTTACAAGTTCTCGACCTACGCGACCTGGTGGATCCGTCAGGCGGTGACGCGTGCGATCGCCGACAAGGCGCGGACGATCCGCATCCCCGTCCACATGGTCGAAAAGATGAACAAGGTGAGCCAGGTCGAGCGGCAGCTTGTGCAGGAGCACGGGCGCGAGCCCACGCCCGAGGAGATCGCTGCCGAGCTGGGCTGGGAGGTAGCCGACGTACGGGAGATTTTGCGCGTTGCGCAGGCCCCGGTCTCGCTCGACAAGCCGGTCGGCGAGGAGGAGGACTCGCAGCTCGGCGACTTCGTCGAGGACGAGGATGCGGAGTCGCCGTTCGAAGAGGTTTCGCAAGCGATCCGTCGGGAAAGCGTGTGGCGTGCGCTGGCTGCGCTGCCACCCCGCGAGCGCGAGGTGTTGGAGCTGCGTTACGGGTTGCGCGGTAACCGCTCGCTGACGCTCGAAGAGGTCGGTCGCGCCTTCGGCGTCACGCGCGAGCGCATCCGCCAAATCGAGAACAACACCTTGCGCAAGCTCCAACAACTGCCCGAGGCGCAGGCGCTCCGCGACGCCGT
- a CDS encoding DUF192 domain-containing protein: protein MPRRFRGLRTIAVHDLRVVVAETICARLLGLAGLASLPVDVVIALQRCRSIHTFGMRFPIGAAFVGRDGQLLAVRASVPPGRVTSSLRASLVLEWRAGAVATSSVAELAREVTCALDRERLE from the coding sequence TTGCCGCGAAGGTTCCGCGGACTGCGCACCATCGCAGTGCACGACTTGAGGGTCGTAGTGGCGGAGACGATATGTGCGCGCCTCTTGGGGCTCGCCGGGCTCGCAAGCTTGCCGGTCGACGTCGTGATCGCTCTGCAGCGATGCAGGAGCATCCACACTTTCGGGATGCGGTTTCCGATCGGTGCAGCCTTCGTTGGCCGCGACGGCCAGCTGTTGGCGGTGCGTGCGAGCGTGCCGCCCGGTCGCGTGACCTCTTCCTTGCGTGCCAGCCTCGTTCTGGAGTGGCGTGCGGGCGCCGTTGCCACGAGCTCAGTCGCCGAGCTCGCGCGCGAGGTCACCTGCGCACTCGATCGAGAGCGCCTCGAGTAG
- a CDS encoding NAD-dependent epimerase/dehydratase family protein, with protein sequence MRAVVTGGAGFIGSNLVDALLEEGHEVVAIDNLSTGRRSNLAGALARGARLVELDICDRQALLEAFEEARPEVVFHLAAQIDVRKSTADPAYDARVNVEGTINVLEAARATGARRVVNSSTGGAIYGEGQILPAPENHPVAPEAPYGQSKFAAEGYCELFRRLHGLSTISLRYGNVYGPRQDPLGEAGVIAIFCGRLVAGERPTVYGDGHQTRDYVYVGDVVEANLLAANCEATGAFNIGTGVETSVLELIKALAPHAHAPFEPEYAPPRLGEVRHIALDSSRAARELGWQARTTLAEGLEKTLSAVKAAA encoded by the coding sequence ATGCGCGCAGTGGTCACCGGCGGCGCCGGTTTCATTGGGTCGAACCTCGTCGACGCCCTACTTGAAGAGGGGCACGAGGTCGTCGCGATCGACAACCTCTCGACCGGTCGCCGCTCAAACCTCGCAGGCGCGCTCGCGCGCGGTGCGCGCTTGGTCGAACTCGACATCTGCGATCGCCAGGCGCTGCTGGAGGCGTTCGAAGAAGCGCGACCCGAGGTTGTCTTTCACCTGGCAGCGCAGATCGACGTGCGCAAGTCGACTGCCGATCCGGCGTACGACGCGCGGGTGAACGTCGAGGGAACGATCAATGTTCTCGAGGCGGCACGCGCGACGGGAGCCCGTCGGGTCGTCAACAGCTCGACCGGTGGCGCGATCTACGGCGAGGGCCAGATCTTGCCAGCCCCCGAGAATCACCCGGTGGCGCCCGAGGCCCCCTACGGTCAGTCGAAGTTTGCAGCCGAGGGCTACTGCGAGCTCTTCCGTCGCCTGCACGGGCTCTCGACGATCTCGCTGCGCTACGGCAACGTCTACGGCCCCCGACAGGACCCCCTCGGCGAGGCGGGGGTGATCGCGATCTTCTGTGGTCGGCTGGTTGCCGGCGAGCGGCCGACGGTCTACGGCGACGGACACCAGACGCGCGACTACGTCTACGTCGGCGACGTCGTCGAGGCCAACCTGCTCGCGGCAAACTGCGAGGCAACCGGTGCGTTCAACATCGGCACGGGTGTCGAGACCAGTGTGCTCGAGCTGATCAAGGCGCTCGCGCCACACGCGCACGCGCCCTTCGAGCCGGAGTATGCGCCGCCGCGGCTGGGCGAAGTCCGCCACATCGCTCTCGACTCCTCTCGCGCCGCACGCGAACTCGGGTGGCAGGCGCGCACGACGCTCGCCGAAGGTCTCGAGAAGACCCTGTCCGCCGTTAAAGCGGCGGCCTGA
- a CDS encoding ATP-binding protein: MSAAASSGAAPLAASAEQTTRTGGLAREHPGLPTAVNTLLAEQPHARTVLAHDLRAGPLHAYLFHGPEGTGKRECARWFAAEILALGANDPERARRAALAGTHPDLVWVVPTGAHGMRVEDVDGPVVAAVSQTPLAGSRRVFVIERAEAMSGDVANRLLKTLEEPPAYAHLILVSDQLGRVLETVVSRCRTVRFDPLPAASIEGRLRAEGVDPERARQSARLALGSLARARRLASADGQELLELARKIVDAWLRGDVGAELQSELLARARGAGERAAQRAKQKFEALIEGAGRGRRSLERELDELARREVRREQNATISLALLLCELVLRERLFSALPASAGAAGEGAGAATAGAGFPAAARSLVGVLDRIERARLALRLNPSQELLLEALSIECAGDLARELGD; this comes from the coding sequence GTGAGCGCTGCCGCAAGCTCCGGTGCGGCACCGCTCGCAGCGAGCGCTGAGCAGACAACCCGCACAGGCGGCTTGGCCCGGGAGCATCCAGGCCTGCCGACCGCGGTGAACACGTTGCTCGCCGAGCAACCCCACGCCCGCACGGTGCTCGCCCACGACCTACGAGCAGGACCGCTCCACGCCTACTTGTTCCACGGGCCCGAGGGCACCGGCAAGCGCGAGTGCGCACGCTGGTTCGCGGCCGAGATCCTGGCGCTGGGTGCGAACGATCCCGAGCGGGCGCGGCGCGCTGCTCTAGCCGGAACCCACCCCGACCTCGTGTGGGTGGTGCCGACCGGTGCGCACGGTATGCGCGTCGAAGACGTGGACGGCCCGGTGGTCGCTGCGGTCTCCCAAACACCGCTCGCTGGGTCGCGGCGGGTGTTCGTGATCGAGCGCGCGGAGGCGATGAGCGGAGACGTCGCCAACCGCCTCTTGAAGACTCTCGAGGAACCACCTGCCTACGCCCACCTGATCCTCGTTAGTGATCAGCTCGGCCGCGTCCTGGAAACGGTCGTCTCACGCTGCCGCACGGTGCGCTTCGATCCGCTTCCGGCGGCCTCGATCGAGGGACGCTTGCGCGCCGAGGGCGTGGATCCCGAGCGAGCAAGACAGAGCGCACGGCTCGCCCTTGGCAGTTTGGCGCGGGCGCGCCGGCTGGCGTCGGCGGATGGGCAGGAGCTGCTCGAGCTGGCGCGGAAGATCGTCGACGCGTGGCTTCGGGGAGACGTCGGCGCGGAGTTGCAGAGCGAGCTCCTGGCGCGTGCGCGGGGCGCCGGCGAGCGCGCGGCGCAGCGCGCCAAGCAAAAGTTCGAAGCCCTGATCGAAGGTGCTGGCCGCGGCCGTCGGAGCCTCGAACGAGAACTCGATGAGCTCGCCCGCCGCGAGGTCCGAAGGGAGCAGAACGCGACCATTTCGTTGGCATTGCTGCTCTGCGAACTGGTGCTGCGCGAGCGGCTGTTCTCCGCACTGCCCGCGAGCGCAGGGGCCGCTGGCGAGGGAGCCGGAGCCGCGACGGCGGGAGCGGGCTTCCCGGCTGCGGCGCGCTCGCTGGTGGGCGTGCTCGACAGGATCGAGCGCGCGCGGCTCGCCTTGCGACTGAACCCCAGCCAGGAGCTGCTACTCGAGGCGCTCTCGATCGAGTGCGCAGGTGACCTCGCGCGCGAGCTCGGCGACTGA
- the tmk gene encoding dTMP kinase, whose amino-acid sequence MSGLFVTFEGLDRSGKTTQARMLAEALGERALLVREPGGTELGERLRELLKDERVAIEPPVEALLFAAARGQLAAEVIRPALANGRVVVCDRFLDSSLAYQGAARGLGIEAVEAINDFALDGLRPDLTFLLEIDPAAAAQRDGTSDRFEAAGSDFQQAVAAAYRALAERFPERYVRLDATLPVTELHGLIYARVRAALAAGAGSRREALA is encoded by the coding sequence GTGAGCGGCCTCTTCGTCACCTTCGAAGGTCTTGATCGCTCCGGCAAAACAACCCAAGCGCGGATGCTCGCGGAAGCGCTTGGCGAGAGGGCGCTTTTGGTGCGCGAGCCAGGTGGCACCGAGCTCGGCGAGCGGCTACGCGAGTTACTCAAAGACGAGCGCGTCGCGATCGAACCCCCGGTCGAGGCGCTTCTGTTCGCTGCCGCACGCGGTCAACTGGCGGCCGAGGTAATCCGACCGGCGCTCGCGAATGGGCGGGTGGTGGTCTGCGATCGCTTCCTCGACTCCTCGCTCGCCTACCAGGGCGCGGCGCGGGGCCTTGGGATCGAGGCGGTGGAAGCGATCAACGACTTCGCTCTAGACGGGCTTCGTCCCGATCTCACCTTCCTGCTCGAGATCGACCCCGCCGCGGCGGCCCAGCGCGACGGCACGAGCGACCGTTTCGAAGCTGCCGGCAGTGACTTCCAGCAGGCTGTCGCGGCCGCCTACCGTGCGCTCGCCGAACGTTTCCCCGAACGCTACGTCCGGCTCGACGCGACGTTGCCGGTAACCGAGTTGCATGGCCTTATCTACGCGCGCGTGCGCGCTGCGTTGGCCGCCGGCGCGGGGTCGCGACGGGAGGCGCTGGCGTGA